Proteins encoded by one window of Chondromyces crocatus:
- a CDS encoding hybrid sensor histidine kinase/response regulator — protein sequence MNEVSCQVTRALLDAARVEGFSSEQLFHGRRFSLERLSDPKSRVDWDTFATLCDRLEAICQSPEQAARIGAGLLTAPPHDVVRRLAGLLADARDVYDLAARWIVPLAFLHMQTTLCREPDGRLLLAMEFPSCFRSGRSFFRICRGAMAATPTLLGLPWAPVEAHIEDHRATYTITPPPPMPLLERARRGSRALLGLRALTEEMARMRAELQEAHVALLRSKQDLQGVLESIPDLVLIHRDGLVVWANQAAARCFGAEQVDELVGQSGLDFVHPDDRERMLARSHRPIDSPALAAHDELRFLRRDGEIVTIEAAPAREILFEGAPARLVVARDVSERRRMQEQLLVTERMASLGTLAAGVAHEINNPLAYMALNLEVAARELSQINDRRLTKAENSITDAIEGSSRVRAIVGDLKMFARTRNDPSPVDVREIVDSAAALAASDLRRRAHLTRVYGSTQLVLGNKSRLGQVFLNLLLNAIDAIEEGDPEHNEIRIRTSMDGARKVIIEVSDTGSGIPEATLPRIFEPFFTTKPPGRGTGLGLAICRHIVSELGGELTARSIEGEGSTFRVVLPAAVESHAPTLGDANACEPSLRVAPATPLLSIARPRLLIVDDEPALVRSLDTALSDYYDVTTATSSRVALEIAREGYSFDAILCDLMMTGMTGMDLVEALTSIRPELCNRFVFMTGGAYTAESRRFLALTAHRCLLKPFSIREALEALASVTARRQPGRVQANDIDERTASEESA from the coding sequence ATGAACGAAGTGTCTTGTCAGGTCACACGCGCGTTGCTCGATGCGGCGCGCGTGGAGGGGTTCTCTTCAGAACAACTATTTCACGGACGACGCTTCTCGCTGGAGAGGCTCAGCGATCCGAAGAGCCGCGTCGACTGGGATACGTTCGCGACACTCTGCGATCGACTCGAGGCCATCTGTCAGAGCCCCGAGCAAGCCGCCCGTATCGGCGCCGGGCTTTTGACGGCTCCTCCTCACGATGTCGTACGCCGTCTGGCCGGCCTCCTCGCAGACGCTCGCGACGTCTACGACCTCGCGGCCCGCTGGATCGTGCCGCTCGCGTTCCTTCACATGCAGACCACGCTCTGCCGAGAGCCCGACGGGCGGCTCCTCCTGGCGATGGAGTTTCCCTCATGTTTTCGCTCGGGCCGTAGCTTCTTCCGCATCTGCCGCGGCGCCATGGCAGCCACACCCACGCTGCTCGGCCTCCCCTGGGCTCCTGTCGAGGCCCACATCGAGGACCACCGCGCCACGTACACCATCACGCCTCCTCCTCCGATGCCGCTGCTCGAGCGCGCCCGACGCGGCTCGCGGGCCTTGCTCGGCCTTCGAGCCCTCACGGAAGAGATGGCCCGCATGCGCGCGGAGCTTCAGGAGGCCCATGTGGCGCTGCTTCGCAGCAAGCAGGATCTCCAGGGCGTCCTCGAAAGCATCCCCGACCTCGTCCTCATTCATCGCGACGGGCTCGTGGTCTGGGCCAACCAGGCGGCGGCGAGGTGCTTCGGCGCGGAGCAGGTCGACGAGCTGGTCGGTCAGAGCGGCCTCGACTTCGTGCATCCCGACGATCGCGAGCGCATGCTCGCACGCTCACACAGACCGATCGACTCTCCTGCGCTCGCCGCCCATGACGAGCTGCGCTTCCTGAGAAGAGACGGGGAGATCGTGACGATCGAGGCGGCCCCCGCGCGCGAGATCCTCTTCGAGGGCGCGCCTGCACGCCTCGTCGTCGCCCGCGACGTCAGCGAGCGCCGCCGGATGCAAGAGCAGCTTCTCGTCACCGAGCGCATGGCATCCCTCGGGACGCTCGCCGCCGGCGTGGCACACGAGATCAACAATCCGCTCGCCTACATGGCGCTCAACCTGGAAGTCGCAGCGCGTGAGCTGTCTCAGATCAACGATCGACGACTGACCAAGGCCGAGAACTCGATCACCGATGCCATCGAAGGCTCCTCGAGGGTGCGCGCCATCGTCGGCGATCTCAAGATGTTCGCGCGAACGCGCAACGATCCCTCACCCGTCGATGTTCGCGAGATCGTCGACTCTGCAGCCGCGCTCGCCGCCAGCGACCTGCGCAGACGCGCTCATCTGACGCGTGTCTATGGCTCCACGCAGCTCGTTCTGGGCAACAAAAGCCGGCTCGGACAGGTCTTCCTCAACCTCTTGCTCAACGCCATCGACGCGATCGAAGAAGGCGATCCCGAGCACAATGAGATCCGGATCCGCACGTCGATGGACGGTGCCAGGAAGGTCATCATCGAGGTGAGCGATACGGGCAGTGGCATCCCCGAAGCCACGCTACCTCGTATCTTCGAGCCCTTCTTCACCACCAAGCCACCAGGTCGTGGTACCGGCCTGGGGCTCGCCATCTGCCGCCACATCGTGAGTGAACTCGGTGGAGAGCTCACCGCCCGCTCCATCGAAGGCGAAGGCTCCACCTTCCGCGTGGTTTTGCCTGCCGCTGTCGAATCACATGCCCCGACGCTCGGGGACGCGAACGCATGCGAGCCCAGCCTCCGCGTAGCGCCTGCAACACCATTGCTCAGCATCGCACGTCCCCGCCTGCTGATCGTGGATGACGAACCGGCCCTGGTGCGCTCCCTCGACACGGCCCTCAGCGATTACTATGACGTGACGACGGCGACGAGCAGCCGCGTCGCCTTGGAAATCGCGAGAGAGGGATATTCATTCGACGCCATCCTCTGCGACCTGATGATGACTGGAATGACGGGGATGGATCTCGTCGAAGCGCTCACCTCGATCCGGCCCGAGCTTTGTAATCGCTTCGTCTTCATGACCGGGGGTGCCTACACAGCAGAATCCCGCCGCTTCCTCGCACTCACGGCGCACCGCTGCCTCCTCAAACCATTCAGCATCCGAGAGGCGCTCGAGGCGCTCGCGAGCGTCACGGCCCGAAGGCAACCTGGCCGAGTCCAGGCCAACGACATCGACGAGCGCACAGCAAGCGAGGAATCTGCTTGA
- a CDS encoding lactate racemase domain-containing protein produces the protein MSHPCVVTLDSRSAPRTLFSGDQLVEVDLPTGTRVIYPKPPLEALKNVDAAIRYAINHPYNSEPLYAKLRPGMKVTIAVDDISLPLPPMKRPDIRERVITIVLDLLNDYGVDDVEIIIATSVHRRMKDWEVRHIVGDKIFNAFWPKKLYNHDAENLANMKYIGTTDEGEEVEINRRAAESDLIIYVNLNLVPMDGGHKSVAVGLCGYRSLRAHHNPRVMRDCHSYMDPKTSALNTSVVRMGRLLNKKVNVFTIETTINNRMFDRPLEFLAKNEDDLTPNERSALRALRFTLSKVPQPARQAIFQRVPSPYGVTGVFAGETEAAHEHTLRRSFDQYCVPVVGQADILVTGIPYISPYNVNSFLNPLLVQVMASGYLFNLYRNVPMVRKGGTMIILHPCTDLFDNEHHAPYIEFVHRLLPETRDAMELHQRYEKKFAQNPAYLEMYRFGHAYHPTHPFFMWYWGEAGRQHLGRTIVVGADNEYIPQLLGWETARTMDEALRMAKQTAPAEPEIMCLHAPPIMMAEMSLGRRPALAEASGG, from the coding sequence ATGAGTCATCCTTGCGTCGTCACCCTCGATAGCCGCAGCGCCCCGCGCACGCTCTTCTCCGGCGATCAGCTCGTCGAGGTCGACCTGCCGACCGGCACCCGCGTCATCTATCCGAAGCCGCCCCTCGAGGCGCTCAAGAACGTGGACGCGGCGATCCGCTACGCGATCAACCATCCCTACAACTCCGAGCCGCTCTACGCGAAGCTCCGCCCAGGGATGAAGGTGACCATCGCGGTCGACGACATCTCCCTGCCACTGCCTCCGATGAAGCGCCCCGACATCCGCGAGCGCGTCATCACCATCGTGCTCGATCTCCTGAACGACTACGGCGTCGACGACGTGGAGATCATCATCGCCACGAGCGTGCATCGCCGCATGAAGGACTGGGAGGTCCGGCACATCGTCGGCGACAAGATCTTCAACGCCTTCTGGCCGAAGAAGCTCTACAACCACGACGCCGAGAACCTCGCCAACATGAAGTACATCGGGACCACCGATGAAGGCGAGGAGGTGGAGATCAACCGGCGAGCCGCCGAGAGCGATCTCATCATCTATGTGAATCTCAACCTCGTGCCCATGGACGGCGGCCACAAATCGGTCGCCGTGGGTCTGTGCGGATACCGCAGCCTCCGCGCACACCACAATCCCCGCGTCATGCGCGATTGCCACTCCTACATGGATCCCAAGACGTCGGCATTGAATACCAGTGTCGTGCGCATGGGCAGGCTGCTCAACAAGAAGGTCAACGTCTTCACCATCGAGACGACGATCAACAACCGGATGTTCGATCGGCCCCTCGAGTTCCTGGCCAAGAACGAGGACGACCTCACCCCCAACGAGCGGAGCGCCTTGAGGGCCCTGCGCTTCACGCTGTCGAAGGTTCCTCAGCCGGCGCGCCAGGCCATCTTCCAGCGCGTGCCGTCCCCCTATGGTGTGACGGGTGTGTTCGCTGGAGAGACGGAGGCTGCCCACGAGCACACGCTGCGGCGCAGCTTCGATCAGTACTGCGTGCCCGTCGTCGGCCAGGCGGACATCCTCGTCACGGGCATTCCGTACATCAGCCCGTACAACGTGAATTCATTCCTCAATCCGCTGCTCGTCCAGGTAATGGCCAGCGGCTATCTCTTCAATCTCTACCGCAACGTCCCCATGGTGAGAAAGGGGGGGACGATGATCATCCTCCACCCCTGCACGGACCTCTTCGACAACGAGCACCACGCGCCCTACATCGAGTTCGTGCACCGCCTGCTCCCCGAGACGCGCGACGCGATGGAACTGCACCAGCGCTACGAGAAGAAGTTCGCTCAGAACCCCGCTTACCTCGAGATGTATCGGTTCGGTCACGCCTACCATCCGACCCATCCCTTCTTCATGTGGTACTGGGGCGAAGCCGGCCGACAGCACCTCGGACGCACCATCGTGGTGGGGGCCGACAACGAGTACATCCCGCAGCTGCTGGGATGGGAGACGGCGCGAACCATGGATGAGGCCCTGCGCATGGCGAAGCAGACGGCTCCCGCAGAGCCGGAGATCATGTGCTTGCACGCGCCTCCGATCATGATGGCCGAGATGTCCCTGGGGCGCCGTCCGGCGCTCGCGGAGGCGAGCGGCGGCTAG
- a CDS encoding HAD family hydrolase — translation MPASYFDVDGTLITTNLVHPTLFYMLNQPTPLHSVAKLGRAIVKAPWMVLAETRDRRLFNEMLFTSFEGVSEDRLVCLAEETFDKVMKPAILPKARDLVRCSLDKGHDVVLITGALDFLANRLRDHLGATDVIANRLEIKDFFATGKLLRPVVAGPEKARLVREHARAKGHNLDECFAYSDSYSDVPMLSVVGYPAAVNPDRRLKLLAQAYHWPILDLAA, via the coding sequence ATGCCGGCGAGCTACTTCGATGTGGACGGCACATTGATCACGACGAACCTGGTGCACCCGACGCTATTTTACATGCTCAACCAGCCAACGCCGCTGCACAGCGTCGCGAAGCTCGGGCGAGCGATCGTGAAGGCGCCCTGGATGGTACTGGCCGAGACCCGTGATCGACGCCTGTTCAATGAGATGCTTTTCACGTCGTTCGAGGGCGTCTCGGAGGACAGGTTGGTGTGCCTGGCGGAGGAGACCTTCGACAAGGTGATGAAGCCAGCCATCCTCCCCAAAGCGCGTGACCTGGTCCGATGCAGCCTCGACAAGGGGCACGACGTCGTCCTCATCACCGGCGCACTGGATTTCCTCGCCAACCGGCTCCGAGATCACCTCGGCGCGACCGACGTGATCGCCAACCGGCTGGAGATCAAAGACTTCTTCGCCACCGGCAAGCTGCTCCGGCCTGTGGTCGCCGGCCCCGAGAAGGCTCGGCTCGTCCGCGAGCACGCGCGGGCCAAGGGACACAACCTGGACGAGTGCTTCGCCTACTCGGACAGCTACTCCGACGTCCCGATGCTGTCTGTCGTCGGCTACCCGGCAGCGGTCAACCCCGACCGCCGCTTGAAGCTCCTGGCTCAAGCCTACCACTGGCCCATTCTCGATCTCGCCGCCTGA
- a CDS encoding 5'-3' exonuclease, which translates to MRLHLIDGTYELFRAHYSKRPPLRSPDGQDVKATVGVASSLLALLHEEAEAVTHLAVAFDNPIRSFRNDLFQGYKTDDGVDPALLAQFDQVESAVRALGIVVWSMDRFEADDALATAATRFREAVTQVRILTPDKDLGQCLEGHRVVQVDRTRKREIDESTLRQTRGVRPDQVADFLALTGDEADGIPGVPGIGEKTAAALLSAFGHLEGIPASPKEWPASVRGAERLAKTLAEQRDAALLYRRLATLVTDVPLREELDALRHRGVPRHRFEAWCDELGVRTLRTRPTRWAEGD; encoded by the coding sequence ATGCGCCTGCACCTCATCGATGGCACGTACGAGCTGTTTCGAGCGCATTACTCCAAGCGCCCGCCGCTCCGTTCCCCGGATGGACAGGACGTGAAGGCCACGGTGGGCGTCGCCTCGTCGTTGCTCGCCCTCCTGCACGAAGAAGCCGAGGCGGTGACGCACCTCGCCGTCGCCTTCGACAACCCCATCCGATCGTTCCGCAACGATCTCTTCCAGGGGTACAAGACGGACGACGGTGTCGACCCGGCGCTCCTCGCGCAGTTCGATCAGGTGGAATCCGCGGTCCGCGCGCTCGGTATCGTCGTCTGGTCGATGGACCGCTTCGAAGCGGACGACGCGCTCGCCACGGCCGCGACTCGGTTCCGCGAGGCGGTGACGCAGGTGAGGATCCTGACGCCAGACAAGGACCTGGGGCAGTGCCTCGAAGGTCACCGGGTGGTCCAGGTCGACCGCACTCGGAAGCGTGAGATCGACGAGTCCACCCTGCGCCAGACACGCGGCGTGAGGCCGGATCAGGTCGCGGATTTCCTCGCCCTGACCGGCGACGAAGCGGATGGGATCCCGGGCGTGCCCGGGATCGGAGAAAAGACTGCGGCGGCGCTGCTGTCGGCGTTCGGCCATCTCGAAGGGATCCCCGCCTCCCCAAAGGAGTGGCCTGCTTCCGTGCGCGGCGCCGAGAGGCTTGCGAAGACGCTCGCCGAGCAGCGCGACGCCGCGCTGCTCTACCGTCGGCTGGCCACCCTCGTCACCGATGTTCCTCTCCGCGAGGAACTCGATGCGCTGCGACACCGCGGCGTGCCCCGTCATCGGTTCGAAGCGTGGTGCGACGAGCTCGGGGTTCGAACGTTGAGGACGCGCCCCACACGCTGGGCCGAAGGCGACTGA
- a CDS encoding aKG-HExxH-type peptide beta-hydroxylase, producing the protein MSPPPPLAPPRDLTIPEPGSHTARDILSRAIRRSLGELPQVGRGLSLSPGVRADLSSFQPWIRLALAQHPGAVASAVRRPTAGALIRCLRPGRLPAARAEAALSELLGLLYLELAAQEAMPRSARMQHPPRQLVSLLAQASVELPADTTELLFQNGRMKVGFGAHEPLSLPLDGWARGSVEALSAKGVRVTAPYHPLERGLVLALADNNPVAMDEAHPDKEGNAVSLGGRPIQSWRERLRAALDIIDRYMPELRREMELFLHQIVPVGYDEERHMSASFQESLGTIYMSLHPSVMTLTEALIHEFSHNKINALFELDAVLENAFSPLYTSPVRPDPRPLHGVLLAVHAFVPVARLYEQMIQSRDPLARPEAFEARYEQIRTINREGTKVLLDNARPTITGRGVLAELERWDEHFGRRAAAHS; encoded by the coding sequence ATGTCGCCGCCGCCCCCCCTCGCTCCGCCTCGAGATCTCACGATTCCCGAGCCGGGCTCGCACACGGCGCGCGACATCCTGTCCCGCGCCATCCGACGCTCCCTCGGCGAGTTGCCTCAGGTGGGGCGCGGCCTCTCTCTTTCACCAGGGGTTCGCGCCGATCTCTCCTCTTTTCAGCCGTGGATTCGGCTGGCGCTGGCGCAGCATCCGGGCGCTGTCGCGAGCGCAGTCCGCCGACCCACGGCGGGCGCCCTCATTCGCTGCCTCCGGCCTGGTCGCCTTCCGGCCGCGCGCGCGGAGGCCGCCTTGTCGGAGCTGCTCGGCCTCCTGTACCTCGAGCTGGCAGCGCAAGAGGCCATGCCTCGAAGCGCGCGGATGCAGCACCCACCGCGACAACTCGTCTCCTTGCTCGCGCAGGCCTCGGTCGAACTCCCTGCCGACACGACGGAGCTGCTCTTCCAGAACGGGAGGATGAAGGTCGGCTTCGGCGCCCACGAACCGCTCTCCCTGCCCCTCGATGGCTGGGCTCGCGGTTCGGTCGAGGCGCTGAGCGCAAAGGGCGTCCGCGTCACCGCGCCGTACCATCCCCTCGAGCGCGGGCTGGTCCTCGCCCTGGCCGACAACAACCCTGTCGCCATGGACGAGGCGCACCCCGACAAGGAAGGGAATGCCGTGTCCCTCGGAGGACGACCCATCCAGAGCTGGCGCGAGCGCTTGCGAGCGGCGCTCGACATCATCGATCGGTACATGCCGGAGCTACGTCGGGAGATGGAGCTCTTCCTGCACCAGATCGTGCCCGTCGGATACGACGAGGAGAGGCACATGTCTGCTTCGTTTCAGGAGTCGCTGGGGACCATCTACATGTCGCTCCACCCCAGCGTGATGACCCTCACCGAGGCCCTGATCCACGAATTCTCCCACAACAAGATCAACGCGCTCTTCGAGCTGGACGCGGTGCTGGAGAACGCCTTTTCCCCACTCTACACCTCGCCGGTTCGCCCTGATCCTCGCCCGCTCCACGGCGTGCTCCTCGCCGTGCATGCCTTCGTGCCGGTCGCTCGTCTCTACGAGCAGATGATCCAGTCGCGCGATCCCCTGGCTCGGCCGGAGGCTTTCGAGGCGCGCTACGAGCAGATCCGGACGATCAACCGCGAAGGAACGAAGGTGCTGCTCGACAACGCCCGCCCCACGATCACAGGCCGTGGCGTGCTGGCAGAGCTCGAGCGTTGGGACGAACATTTCGGACGGCGTGCGGCAGCACATTCGTGA
- a CDS encoding M36 family metallopeptidase: MKRHADLYRLSPAALATVQVERVHDTGRGGIIVTFRQRVDGIEVHRNELDVLLKRDLSLVAISGNLHPSAVSGYSRDASAKLSPEQAIAVALHDLFGARIAEGQVVDTKRTKGDYRYFDLSEAAVSTTGLRLSRPARVKEVYFPLPDRLQAAYFLEVVGDAGSGSEPAAYAYVIAAGDGRLLYRQNLTLKAFDYRVWAKESSEPTPLAGPHADFMPHPTGSPDGSTPSFTAPVLINTNGFNTNPDGTFDPWLSLTATTTSGNNVDAYADLNSPDGYSAGDVRATITSPRTFDRTYDVNADPRVNQDQIMASVTQLFFVNNFLHDWYYDSGFDEASGNAQNDNYGRGGLGGDALLAEAQDYSGTDNANMQTFAEGDSPIMQMYVWRSSGGSASLSVQPLNASLPNEVAEFSLSTFDINAPLVLVNDGAGTLTDACTALVNAAQVAGNVALIDRGNCTFTSKAIAARNAGAVAVLIANNEQGGPPMAMSGDASVNIPVVSVSQANGAALKSALQAGQVTVNLSRQGSPTRDGTIDNSIVAHEWGHYLHHRLVACGATQCGAQSEGWGDFVALHMLLDEQHDVSGAFPLAVYATAALEDAYFGIRRAPYSHNFGFNGLTFRHIANGEPLPSNHPILNFGSNASVHNAGEVWTSMLFDAYVGLLQAHPFAEAKRRMGDYIVAGMKLAPVEPTFTEQRDAILAAAAANDTTDLVALARGFARRGAGTCAVSPSKGSSNLNGVVEDYDIRPNFSIHAITLDDGIESCDNDGILDRNETGRVTVEILNTGVAELTDARVDLSTIHPGVRFPSGSTAQFATVPPFSSAVATVEIALDSTVVAPEDVLLDVTLTSAETCAPQRSQSLLRKVHYDVVANSSRTDDVESEDVSWTPEGSVDAVWYRERQEGASNHHWRGIDFGAISDTSLVSPDLIVSSDQPFVIAFKHAFKFEFSESTAWDGAVIELSTDGGATWSDLGQYTDPGYPGRITDLSGNPLANRRGFVDESPAWPQYNDMRFDLGTTLAGRTVQVRFRIGTDQAVGDEGWQIDDIAFSGITNSPFPTIVEDGGSCGPSGEPGTGGSGPGDPLVVNPDGCGCSVIGSDTGSDPKPYLLSLAAALGLALRTRRQRRS; encoded by the coding sequence TTGAAACGCCACGCGGACCTCTACCGGCTCTCTCCCGCGGCCCTGGCCACGGTGCAGGTGGAGCGCGTTCATGACACCGGACGTGGCGGCATCATCGTGACGTTCCGTCAGCGTGTGGACGGCATCGAGGTCCACCGGAACGAACTCGACGTGCTGCTCAAGCGGGATCTGTCGCTCGTGGCGATCTCTGGCAACCTGCACCCGTCGGCCGTCAGCGGCTACAGCCGAGACGCCAGCGCCAAGCTCTCGCCAGAGCAGGCCATCGCGGTGGCGCTCCATGATCTCTTCGGTGCCAGGATTGCGGAAGGGCAGGTCGTCGACACGAAGAGGACCAAGGGCGACTACCGCTACTTCGACCTCAGCGAGGCCGCCGTCTCCACGACGGGCTTGCGCCTGTCGCGGCCGGCTCGCGTGAAGGAGGTCTATTTCCCTCTCCCGGATCGCTTGCAAGCGGCTTACTTCCTGGAGGTCGTCGGCGATGCTGGCAGCGGCAGCGAGCCAGCCGCCTACGCCTATGTCATCGCCGCCGGCGATGGGCGGCTGCTCTACCGACAGAACCTGACGCTCAAGGCCTTCGATTATCGGGTCTGGGCTAAGGAGAGTAGCGAGCCCACCCCGCTGGCCGGCCCTCATGCGGACTTCATGCCGCATCCGACCGGCTCACCCGATGGCTCCACGCCCAGCTTCACCGCCCCCGTCCTGATCAACACCAATGGCTTCAACACCAACCCGGACGGTACCTTCGATCCCTGGCTCTCGCTCACCGCGACCACGACCTCGGGAAACAACGTCGACGCCTACGCTGATCTGAACAGCCCTGACGGCTACAGCGCCGGCGACGTCCGGGCGACGATCACATCCCCTCGGACCTTCGACCGCACCTACGACGTGAACGCGGACCCACGTGTGAACCAGGACCAGATCATGGCCTCGGTCACGCAGCTCTTCTTCGTGAACAACTTCCTTCACGACTGGTACTACGACTCGGGGTTCGACGAGGCGTCCGGGAACGCGCAGAACGACAACTATGGCCGCGGAGGCCTGGGAGGTGACGCCCTGCTCGCGGAAGCGCAGGACTACAGCGGCACCGACAACGCCAACATGCAGACCTTTGCGGAAGGGGACAGCCCCATCATGCAGATGTATGTGTGGCGATCGTCGGGGGGATCCGCCTCTCTGTCGGTTCAACCCCTGAACGCCAGCCTGCCCAACGAGGTGGCCGAGTTCAGCCTGTCGACCTTCGACATCAACGCTCCCCTCGTCCTGGTGAATGACGGGGCAGGCACCCTGACCGACGCCTGCACGGCGCTGGTGAACGCCGCTCAGGTGGCAGGGAATGTGGCGCTCATCGATCGGGGCAACTGTACGTTCACGAGCAAGGCGATCGCCGCACGGAACGCCGGGGCGGTGGCCGTGCTCATCGCCAACAACGAGCAGGGCGGGCCGCCGATGGCTATGTCCGGGGACGCCAGCGTGAACATCCCGGTGGTCAGCGTCTCGCAAGCGAACGGCGCGGCCTTGAAGTCGGCGCTGCAAGCTGGCCAGGTGACGGTCAACCTGTCGCGGCAAGGCTCCCCGACCCGGGACGGCACCATCGACAACAGCATCGTCGCGCACGAGTGGGGTCACTACCTCCATCACCGGCTCGTTGCCTGCGGAGCGACGCAGTGCGGTGCCCAGAGCGAAGGCTGGGGTGATTTCGTGGCGCTCCACATGCTTCTCGATGAGCAGCACGACGTCTCCGGCGCCTTCCCTCTCGCGGTCTACGCGACCGCTGCCCTCGAGGACGCTTACTTCGGGATTCGCCGCGCGCCGTACTCGCACAACTTCGGATTCAACGGGCTCACGTTCCGCCACATCGCCAACGGGGAGCCACTGCCGAGCAATCATCCGATCCTCAACTTCGGGAGCAACGCCTCGGTCCACAACGCAGGAGAGGTCTGGACGTCGATGCTGTTCGACGCCTACGTCGGCCTGCTGCAGGCCCACCCCTTCGCCGAAGCCAAGCGACGGATGGGCGACTACATCGTCGCCGGGATGAAGCTGGCTCCCGTGGAGCCGACGTTCACGGAGCAGCGCGACGCCATCCTCGCGGCTGCCGCAGCGAACGACACGACGGACCTCGTCGCCCTTGCCCGAGGCTTTGCCCGCCGCGGCGCCGGGACGTGCGCAGTCTCTCCCTCGAAGGGCTCCTCCAACCTCAACGGCGTGGTGGAGGATTATGACATCCGGCCGAATTTCAGCATTCATGCCATCACCCTCGATGACGGCATCGAGTCCTGCGACAACGACGGCATCCTCGACCGGAACGAGACGGGGCGGGTCACCGTCGAGATCCTGAACACGGGGGTGGCCGAACTCACCGATGCGCGCGTCGACCTCTCGACGATCCACCCTGGCGTCCGCTTCCCCAGCGGATCCACCGCCCAGTTCGCGACCGTTCCCCCCTTCTCCTCGGCCGTGGCGACTGTCGAGATCGCGCTCGACAGCACCGTCGTGGCGCCCGAGGACGTGCTGCTGGACGTGACGCTCACGAGCGCCGAGACCTGCGCCCCCCAGCGCTCGCAGTCACTGCTCCGCAAGGTCCACTACGACGTGGTTGCCAACAGCAGCCGCACCGACGACGTCGAGAGCGAGGACGTCTCCTGGACGCCAGAAGGCTCGGTCGACGCTGTCTGGTATCGCGAGCGGCAGGAAGGCGCCAGCAACCACCACTGGCGTGGCATCGACTTCGGTGCCATCTCGGACACCAGCCTCGTGTCACCTGACCTGATCGTGAGCTCCGATCAGCCCTTCGTGATCGCGTTCAAGCACGCGTTCAAATTCGAGTTCAGCGAGTCGACGGCGTGGGACGGCGCCGTGATCGAACTCAGCACCGACGGCGGTGCGACCTGGAGCGACCTCGGTCAGTACACGGATCCAGGCTACCCGGGCCGGATCACGGACCTGTCCGGGAACCCCCTCGCGAACCGCCGTGGGTTCGTCGACGAGAGCCCTGCATGGCCTCAATACAACGACATGCGGTTCGATCTGGGGACGACGCTCGCTGGCCGGACGGTCCAGGTTCGCTTCCGCATCGGCACAGACCAGGCCGTGGGTGATGAGGGCTGGCAGATCGACGACATCGCGTTCTCTGGCATCACCAACAGCCCCTTCCCGACGATCGTGGAGGATGGCGGGAGCTGCGGCCCCAGCGGCGAGCCCGGGACGGGTGGCAGCGGCCCGGGAGACCCCCTGGTGGTCAACCCCGACGGCTGCGGCTGCAGCGTGATCGGGAGTGACACGGGCTCCGATCCGAAGCCCTACTTGCTCTCGCTCGCAGCCGCGCTCGGCCTCGCACTCCGCACGCGAAGGCAACGACGGAGCTAG
- a CDS encoding crotonase/enoyl-CoA hydratase family protein, whose protein sequence is MTVHYRVTDTIALVTLDRPEVRNAVDGPTAAALADAFRRFDADPAAKVAVFTGAGDTFCAGADLKALASGHGNRVEPEGDGPLGPTRMLLSKPVIAAIEGYAVAGGLELALWCDLRVAAEDAVLGVFCRRFGVPLIDGGTVRLPRLIGLSHALDLILTGRAVGSEEAIRMGLVNRVVPRGEALNAAMDLATQLAALPQQCLREDRLSAYEQAGMTLEDALENELQHGIASLAEPEFREGLSAFGAGEGRHGAAPRRKAVSQWLDGPERAPRAPRETVG, encoded by the coding sequence ATGACCGTTCATTACCGCGTCACCGACACCATTGCCCTGGTCACACTGGACAGGCCGGAGGTCCGCAATGCCGTGGATGGCCCGACCGCCGCCGCCCTCGCTGACGCTTTCCGACGCTTCGACGCCGACCCGGCGGCCAAGGTCGCGGTCTTCACGGGCGCTGGCGACACGTTTTGCGCAGGCGCTGACCTGAAGGCGCTGGCTTCCGGTCACGGGAACCGGGTGGAGCCGGAAGGAGACGGCCCGCTGGGGCCCACACGGATGCTGCTGTCGAAACCCGTCATTGCCGCGATCGAAGGGTACGCAGTGGCTGGCGGGCTGGAGCTCGCGCTCTGGTGTGACCTGCGAGTCGCCGCCGAGGACGCCGTCCTCGGCGTGTTCTGTCGCCGGTTCGGGGTTCCACTCATCGACGGCGGGACGGTCCGATTGCCTCGTCTCATCGGGCTGAGCCACGCGCTCGACCTGATTCTGACGGGCCGCGCCGTGGGCTCGGAGGAGGCGATTCGCATGGGGCTCGTGAACCGCGTCGTCCCGCGGGGCGAAGCGCTGAACGCCGCAATGGACCTCGCGACACAGCTCGCAGCGCTCCCGCAGCAATGTCTACGAGAGGACCGGCTGAGCGCGTACGAACAGGCGGGGATGACGCTGGAGGACGCACTGGAAAACGAGCTGCAGCACGGCATCGCCAGCCTGGCCGAACCAGAGTTCCGCGAAGGGTTGTCCGCCTTCGGTGCCGGGGAAGGGAGACACGGCGCAGCCCCGCGGCGTAAAGCCGTATCGCAATGGCTCGACGGACCCGAGCGCGCGCCTCGTGCTCCCAGGGAGACGGTGGGCTAA